From the Halichoerus grypus chromosome 3, mHalGry1.hap1.1, whole genome shotgun sequence genome, one window contains:
- the DDIT4L gene encoding DNA damage-inducible transcript 4-like protein isoform X2 has product MVATGSLSSKNPACISELLDHDFHPGSLLNDFDYWDYVVPEPNLNEVMFEETTCQSLAKMLENCLSKSKQTKLGCSKVLVPEKLTQRIAQDVLRLSSTEPCGLRGCVMHVNLEIENVCKKLDKIVCDSSVVPTFELTLVFKQENDSWTSFRDFFFSRGRFSSGLRRTLILSSGFRLVKKKLYSLIGTTVIEEC; this is encoded by the exons ATGGTTGCAACTGGCAGTTTGAGCAGTAAGAACCCGGCCTGCATTTCAGAGTTGCTAGACCATGACTTCCACCCGGGGAGCCTGCTAAATG ATTTCGACTACTGGGATTATGTTGTTCCTGAACCCAACCTCAATGAGGTGATGTTTGAGGAGACAACTTGCCAGAGTTTGGCGAAAATGCTGGAGAACTGTCTGTCCAAATCAAAGCAAACCAAACTTGGTTGCTCAAAAGTCCTCGTCCCTGAGAAACTGACCCAGAGGATTGCTCAGGATGTCCTGCGGCTGTCCTCCACGGAGCCCTGCGGCCTGCGAGGTTGCGTTATGCACGTGAACTTGGAAATTGAAAACGTATGTAAAAAGCTGGATAAGATTGTGTGTGATTCAAGCGTGGTGCCCACTTTTGAGCTCACCCTTGTGTTTAAGCAGGAGAATGACTCCTGGACTAGCTTCAGGGACTTTTTCTTCAGCCGAGGTCGCTTCTCATCTGGCCTCAGGCGAACTCTGATCCTGAGTTCAGGATTCCGACTTGTGAAGAAAAAGCTTTACTCCTTGATTGGAACCACAGTCATTGAAGAGTGCTGA
- the DDIT4L gene encoding DNA damage-inducible transcript 4-like protein isoform X1, which yields MRGLGVDQCLGLQVPEPPREEAPENSSCLRLPRRFASERARRSELPAAPRKGRSAPARETEPLTMVATGSLSSKNPACISELLDHDFHPGSLLNDFDYWDYVVPEPNLNEVMFEETTCQSLAKMLENCLSKSKQTKLGCSKVLVPEKLTQRIAQDVLRLSSTEPCGLRGCVMHVNLEIENVCKKLDKIVCDSSVVPTFELTLVFKQENDSWTSFRDFFFSRGRFSSGLRRTLILSSGFRLVKKKLYSLIGTTVIEEC from the exons ATGCGTGGGTTGGGGGTCGATCAGTGCTTGGGTCTGCAGGTCCCTGAGCCTCCGAGGGAGGAGGCTCCTGAGAACAGTTCGTGCCTCCGTTTACCCCGCCGCTTTGCCAGCGAGCGCGCCCGTCGCAGCGAACTCCCGGCAG CGCCCCGGAAAGGCCGTTCCGCCCCCGCGAGGGAAACAGAGCCGTTGACCATGGTTGCAACTGGCAGTTTGAGCAGTAAGAACCCGGCCTGCATTTCAGAGTTGCTAGACCATGACTTCCACCCGGGGAGCCTGCTAAATG ATTTCGACTACTGGGATTATGTTGTTCCTGAACCCAACCTCAATGAGGTGATGTTTGAGGAGACAACTTGCCAGAGTTTGGCGAAAATGCTGGAGAACTGTCTGTCCAAATCAAAGCAAACCAAACTTGGTTGCTCAAAAGTCCTCGTCCCTGAGAAACTGACCCAGAGGATTGCTCAGGATGTCCTGCGGCTGTCCTCCACGGAGCCCTGCGGCCTGCGAGGTTGCGTTATGCACGTGAACTTGGAAATTGAAAACGTATGTAAAAAGCTGGATAAGATTGTGTGTGATTCAAGCGTGGTGCCCACTTTTGAGCTCACCCTTGTGTTTAAGCAGGAGAATGACTCCTGGACTAGCTTCAGGGACTTTTTCTTCAGCCGAGGTCGCTTCTCATCTGGCCTCAGGCGAACTCTGATCCTGAGTTCAGGATTCCGACTTGTGAAGAAAAAGCTTTACTCCTTGATTGGAACCACAGTCATTGAAGAGTGCTGA